A region of the Halorussus salilacus genome:
GGTCCGGTCGGTAGCGAAGCCGGATTCCGGTTCGGCCGCCATCGTCACTCACTCGCTCCCGCTCGCGCGCTCGCTCTCGTGGCTTCCCCCGTTCGCGGCCCGGTCTCGTTCGCGGCCATCAGGGCGTCCAGCCGGTCGCCGGGAGCGACCTCGAACGCCGAGACGCCGTCGAGTTCCGCGAGTTCACGCCGGAACAGCTCGAAGTCGACGTACCGGTCGTATGTCGATTCGAGGTCGGCCGACCCGCGGTCGAACAGCGCCCTCGGCGTCAGGAACACCACGACGTGGTCGTCGTACCGGCGCGCGACTTTCACCGTCTGGAGGACCTCGGCCCGGCGCGAGTCGTCGGTCAGCACCACCGTCGTCACGTTGCCCCGCAACCGTTCGAGACGGGTCTTGGCGGTGCGGTAGAGCGGGTCGTCGGCCACGCGCTCGACGTAGGGGTCTGCGTCGGCGAAGAACGGTTCCAGCCGAGCGGCGAACGCCGTTCGGTCGTCGCTCAGCCGCCGCGAGCGACGCCGAGCGGCGGCTGGCGAGTGCGCCGCACCGCGTCCGACTCCACTCCCGGTCCCGGCTTCACTCGCGTTTCCGACTCCACTCCCGGTTCCGGCTTCACTCGCGCTTCCGACTTCGCTCTCGCCGCCGGACGCGCGAGACCGCTCGGGCCCCGGTTCGAGCGCCCGAAGCCAGCGTTCGAGTACCGCGTAGTTCCCGCCCACGGTGGACGGTGACCCGTCCCGGAGCAGGCCCGCCTCGCCGACCGCGTACACGTTCACCGGCTCGTTGCTATCGCGAGCGTGACCGACGACGGCGAGCGCGATCTGTCTGGCGTAGTCGAACGCGGTCTCCCCGTCGGGACCGGTGGCCATCGACGCTCGGCAGTCCACGAGGAGGGCGGTCCGGCGCTCGGTGGTGGCCTCGAACTCCCGGACGTGGGGGAACCCGAGACGGGCCGTCGCGTTCCAGTCGATCTGTCGCACCTCGTGACCGGGGACGTAGGCCCTGATGTCGTCCGGGTCGAGACCGGACCCGTTGTCGCTACTGGCGTACTCGCCGTAGGGCGCTTCCACCGAGTCGCCGCCGACTCCGACGTGGACGTTCGTCGGCCCGCGCGGGCTCGCGCTCACGCGGGGCTCGGGCCCCGCGGGGAACACCGCCCGGAACCGTCCGGTGGCGTCGGTCGCGGTGACCGTCGCTCGGCCGAACTGGAAGTCCCCGGCTACCCGACAGCGAACTGCGAACGTCGTCCGCGCCGAACGCTCGCCGACCGACAGCGACGCTCGCGGTCCGCGAGCGTCGCTGTCGGGGTCCTCGTCACTGGCACCTTCGTCGTCTCCCCCGCTCACTTCGACCCCGACCGGGAGGTCCGCTTCGAGTTCGATTCCGACCGGGGCCGGGCGATGCAACTCCGCGCCGAGGACGACCTCCAGATCGTCGCCGACGCTGGTCGCGTCCCTCGCTACCGACTGGGTGACCGAAAGGTCCTCGGCCGCGTTCGAGACCGCCCGCACGAACAGGTACTGGCGCGCGACCAGCCAACCGGCGACTCCGGCCGCGCCGACCAGCAGGACGGCGCGGCCGAACAGAACCGCCGAACCGGCGAGAACGACGGCAACCCCCGCCTCCCCCCAGTAGCGCCGCGTCGCTTCCATGGCGCTGGAGACGACGTTCCCGTAGTTCAAGCTACTGGTAGTCGGGGGCGAACGACGCGGGTACCGGACCTGTGCTACTCGTTCTCGCGGAGCCTCCACCAAACGTATTACCGAGGCAAGAGTACTGGTCGATGTGACTTGGGGGAGTGGGGACCGACCGGCCGGATAACCCTCGTTCTGTTCGTCCTGGTAGCGACCGCCGGGCCTATCGTCTTCGGAGCGAGCGCTGGGAGTGCGGTCCCAGACGTGGAAATCGCCGACAACGCTGGCATCTCGGACGCCGAACGGGACGACCCTCCCGAGGGGAACGAGACCTCGGTCGCCCACCGGAACCCGGACGAGGTCGACGAGAGGGACAGCGTCAGCGACGCGCAAGTGTGGATGTCCAGAGAACTGTCGGAACGCCTCGCCGAGAGCGCCGACGTGAGTCGAGAGGACCGCGAGCGCGCGAGCGAACTCATCGACGACAACTCAGAGTACGCCGAACTGGCCGACCAGTACGCAGAGGTGTCGAACGAGGGCGAGCCCGAGAGCGGCCGAATCGAGGGCGACCCGCTCGACGCCACCGGGCAACTCCAGCGGGAGTTCTTCGCCGAGGCCCGACTGTACCAACGGACCCACGAGGACTACCGCGAGGCCCGCGAGGAGAACGAGACCCTCCGGACCCGGCGACTCGCCCACGAACTCGAACGCCGAGCCGCCGAGGTGAACCGGACCGCGTCCCGACTCGACGAGAGCTACGCCGACATGGAGTCGCTGGACGAGGGCGAGCGCCGGAACGCCACCCGGTCGATCAGCGAGGTGCGGTCGAACGTTACCCGAACGCAACTGACCGTCCGAAACCGGACGCTCGTCCGGACCGAACTGTCGGTCGAGGCGACGGAACCGGTCGGGTCGTTCGTCGACCCCGTCCCGCTCGACGGTCGCCTGCAGACGGCCGACGGCGACCCGGTCGCCGACGAGAACGTGACTCTCCGGGTCGGCAACCGGACGCTCGACGCGACGACCGACGGGGACGGTCGGTTCGAGGTCGCGTACCGGCCCACGCTCGCCCCGGCGGGCGAGCGCGCGCGGACGGTCGAGTTCCTGCCCGCGAACGAGTCGGTCTACGTGCGCGACGACGCGACGGCCCGATTCGAGATTCGGCGGGTCGAGCCGAACGTGACGATAGCCGACGCGTCGTCGCCGGTCGGGTACAACGATACGCTGTCCGTCGAGGGGAGCGTCGCGGGCGACGGCGTCGGCGCTCCCGACGTGCCGCTCGCGGTGACGGTCGACGGTGTCCCGATTGCGCAGGTCCGAACCGCCGAGGACGGCTCGTTCGACGCCGCAGGACGGTTCCCGGCGAACGTCTCGCCCGGAGACCGGCGGGTCGACGTCGGTCTGGCGCTCGATACTGCGACGTCCCGGGCCGACGGCCCGGTCGCGCTCGCCGGGGCGAACGGAACGGCGGCGGTCACCGTCGAGGAGACCCGGACCTCGCTGTCGACGACCGAGGTTCGGACGTTCAACGAGACCGTCTACGTCGCGGGTCGGCTGGCGACCGAGGACGGCGACCCGCTCGCGAACCGGACGGTCGACCTTCGCGTCGACGGCCGGACCATCGGGAACGCCACTACGAACGCGACGGGCGAGTACGCGACGACCGCGACCGTTTCGAAGGGGTCGGTCTCTGCCGACTCGTCTGCCGAGGTCGTCGCGGCGTACTCGCCGTCCGACGGGAACCTCGGCCCGGCGCGGGCGAGCGCGACCGCGACCTTCGACGCGAACGATTCGGCATTCTCCGCCGAGCAGTTGGGACTGGGCGTCGTCGGACTACTCGGCGTCACCATCCTCGGCGCGTTCGTCTGGCGATTCCGCGCCGACGAAGCCGAACGGTCCGACCGCGAGACCGACGCGGACGCCCAGGCGAACGCAATCGCGGATACCGGCCGACCCTCCCCAGAGTCGCTGTTCGACTCGGCGACCGTAGCACTCGAAGCCGACGAGTTTGACGCCGCCGTCGTCGCCGCTTACGTTGCCGTCCGCCACCTGCTGAGCCGTGGTAGCCGACCGGTGGCGGGACCGCTCGATTCCAGCGGTCGAACTCACTGGGAGTTCTACGACGCGTGTCGGGCCGCCGGTCTCCCCGACGAGCGATTGCGGACGCTGAAGCAACTCACGGAGACCTACGAGCGCGCGGCGTTCGCGCCCGGCGAAGTCCCCGAGGCTGTCGCGACGGACGCGGTCGCCTCTGCGACCGCGTTCGGTTCTGACGGTGGGCCGGACTCGCCGACGAGGTCGGGGGAGTGACCGTCGGGGAGAGTGCTCGTCGGGCGGAGTACCCGTCCGGCGGAGTCGGAGCTGTCGGCGGGCGCTCAGAACTCGCCGGTCACGACTCAGGACGGGACAGCTATCGGCGATTCTTCGGAAGCCGTCACTCGTGACCCTCGATCTCCACCGGTCCGTACGGCTCCTCCAGATACTCCAGTTCGCTGTCCGAGAGGTCGATTTCGAGCGCTTCGACCGCGTCCTCCAGATGCTCGACGCTGGTCGTCCCGACGATGGGCGCGTCGACCTCGTCTCGGTGGAGGAGCCACGCGAGCGCGATCTGGGCCATCGTCACTCCCTTCTCCACCGCCAACTCTTCGACGCGCTCGTTGACCTCGTCGCCCCCGTTCGAGCGGTAGGCGGCGACTCGACTCGACATGGACTCGTCTTCGTCCATGAACTCGCCGCGGACCGTTTCGAGGAACTCCTCGTGCGGACGGGTGAGATACCCACGGGCGAGCGGACTCCACGGCATCACGCCGATGCCCTCCTTCTCGCAGAGCGGGAGCATCTCGCGCTCTTCCTCGCGGTAGGCGAGGTTGTAGTGGTTCTGCATCGAGACGAACCGGTCGAGTCCGATTCGCTCGGAGGTGTAGAGCGCCTCGGCGAACTGGTGGGCCCACATCGACGAGGCACCGATGTACCGGACCTGTCCTCGGCGGACCGCGTCGTCGAGCGCGCGCAGTGTCTCCTCGATGGGCGTCTCGTCGTCCCAGCGGTGTATCTGATAGAGGTCGACGGTGTCCATCCCGAGGCGGTCGAGCGAGTTTTCGAGTTCCTGCTCGATGGCCTTTCGGGAGAGTCCACGGGCGTTGGGGTTGTCCTCGCCCATCCGGTGGTACACCTTCGTCGCGACGACCGGCCAATCGCGGTCGTAGTCGGCGAGGACGTTCCCGAGGATACGCTCGGATTCGCCCTGCGAGTACATGTTCGCGGTGTCGAAGAAGTTGATGCCGAGGTCGATGGCGCGTTCGATGATCGGTCGGCTCTCCTCCTCTTCCAGCACCCATTCGCGCCAGTCGCTCGACCCGAAACTCATGCACCCGAGGCAGATTCGACTCACTTTGAGCCCCGTCTCTCCGAGCGTCGTGTACTCCATGGCCGGGAGAACGGAGCCACACCTCAAAAAGATTGACGAGAAGGCAACTCGTCTTCCTGTTCGCTTTCCGTTCTCACGACGTGAGTACGTAGCCGAAGTGTGTGCATGGTCC
Encoded here:
- a CDS encoding DUF58 domain-containing protein; amino-acid sequence: MEATRRYWGEAGVAVVLAGSAVLFGRAVLLVGAAGVAGWLVARQYLFVRAVSNAAEDLSVTQSVARDATSVGDDLEVVLGAELHRPAPVGIELEADLPVGVEVSGGDDEGASDEDPDSDARGPRASLSVGERSARTTFAVRCRVAGDFQFGRATVTATDATGRFRAVFPAGPEPRVSASPRGPTNVHVGVGGDSVEAPYGEYASSDNGSGLDPDDIRAYVPGHEVRQIDWNATARLGFPHVREFEATTERRTALLVDCRASMATGPDGETAFDYARQIALAVVGHARDSNEPVNVYAVGEAGLLRDGSPSTVGGNYAVLERWLRALEPGPERSRASGGESEVGSASEAGTGSGVGNASEAGTGSGVGRGAAHSPAAARRRSRRLSDDRTAFAARLEPFFADADPYVERVADDPLYRTAKTRLERLRGNVTTVVLTDDSRRAEVLQTVKVARRYDDHVVVFLTPRALFDRGSADLESTYDRYVDFELFRRELAELDGVSAFEVAPGDRLDALMAANETGPRTGEATRASARAGASE
- a CDS encoding aldo/keto reductase is translated as MEYTTLGETGLKVSRICLGCMSFGSSDWREWVLEEEESRPIIERAIDLGINFFDTANMYSQGESERILGNVLADYDRDWPVVATKVYHRMGEDNPNARGLSRKAIEQELENSLDRLGMDTVDLYQIHRWDDETPIEETLRALDDAVRRGQVRYIGASSMWAHQFAEALYTSERIGLDRFVSMQNHYNLAYREEEREMLPLCEKEGIGVMPWSPLARGYLTRPHEEFLETVRGEFMDEDESMSSRVAAYRSNGGDEVNERVEELAVEKGVTMAQIALAWLLHRDEVDAPIVGTTSVEHLEDAVEALEIDLSDSELEYLEEPYGPVEIEGHE